DNA from Balneolaceae bacterium:
AACCCAGAAAAATTTATGGAGACCGCTACTGGGGAGACCCAGGTTTCATCCATCTCTGTTTTGATGTGAATAACATGGATCTGCTTAAAGAGAAGTGTATTGATCTCGGCTATCCTTTTACAGTAGACAGCTCTTCCTCCTTTGATATGGGCGAAGCCGCAGGACAATTTTCATACATTGAAGATCCCGACGGAACCCTTATAGAGTTTGTAGAAGCTCATAAACTCCCGATTTTTAAAAAATGGGGATGGTTTATCAACCTAAAAAAACGCAAACACAAAAAACCTCTGCCCGACTGGATGCTGAAAACGATGAGTTTTAACCGCGTGAGGGGTTAATGTACAACGGGCAGCTTGCCCGTTACTACAAGACATAAATTGCACTTCAATTCGTGGTGCGGTGCAAACAAACGCAAGATAACCAACACCTCGAATAGCACTGTTTCATAGTTAGGAGGTGAGGCGTTCCAAAAAGGATGTCATTCTGAACTCGATTCTCCAAAGGAGTCCTTGGGACAGAATCTCCACTCTTTAACTATGTTTGGAGATACCGGATCGGAGTCCGGTATGACAAAAATGAGAATATTGATTTCTTTCACATCCTTTTTGGACAGCCTCTTACTTGTACAACGGGTAGCCTGCCAGTTACTACTGTTCATCGTTCCGCCGCGGTCTGTCAAATTCTGGCTGAGAACCATATTCGGTATCTGTATTTCCCTTTCTCAGGTGGCTTCGGTGTTTGTGAGGCCGGACAAGCTGTCCGGCGTACAATCCCTTTGCACCTTTCCGTCTATCCTGCTATTATCGCAGTCAAATCAACAAAAGAGAAAACCGAGAATTATGCCTGATAAAATTAACGTACTGGTTGTAGGATGCGGAAACATGGGGACCTCTCATGCCCGCGCATATCATAAACTGGATGATTTTAATATTGTAGGACTCGTCAGCCGGGGCGACAGTAAAAAGAAACTCTCCGATGAACTGGGTGGCCTCCCATTGTTCGATAACTTTGACGACGCCCTCGCCAAAACCTCTCCCGATGCGGTTTGTATCAGTACCTATCCCACAACTCACGCAGAGTATACCATCAAATCTTTGGAAGCGGGAGCACACGTTTTTGTAGAAAAACCAATTTCCGAAACCGTTGAAGATGCCGAGGCAATTGTTGCAGCTGCTGAGAAAGCTGACAAAAAAGTGGTGGTTGGATATATCCTGAGACATCATCCCGGCTGGAAGAAATTTATTGAACTGGCCGAAGGACTTGGCAAACCTTTGGTGATGCGCATGAACCTGAACCAGCAGAGTACGGGTGATGAATGGAACGTTCATAAGAATATCATGGAAGCGATGTCTCCCATCGTGGATTGCGGCGTTCATTACGTAGACGTAATGTGCCAGATGACCAAAGCCAAGCCGATCAGCGTACACGCAATTGGCGCACGTTTGAGTGATGAAATTGCCGAAGATCAGTACAATTACGGTCAGCTGCAGGTTCGGTTTGATGATGGATCAGTAGGTTGGTATGAATCCGGCTGGGGACCCATGATGAGCGAGCAGGCTTATTTTGTGAAGGATATTATTGGTCCAAACGGAAGTGTGAGCATCAGTAAAAACACATTCGATCTGCCGCGCGGTTCTTCAGCTGACATTGGATCTCATACCTCCGTAAATAAATTCCGACTACATCATTCCGAAAAAGATCAGAATGGTAAGCTAACAAAAGAAGATGAAATCATTGATGCGCCGGACGAAGCGAGCCACGATGAACTTTGCTACTTCGAGCAGGAGTATTTTCTGAAAGCGATCAAAGAAGATTTGGATCTGTCAGATCACTTGAGAGAGGTGGTTCATACGCTGAAGATTGTATTGGCGAGCGATGAGTCGGTGAAGACCGGAAGGGCTGTGGAGTTGGAATAGATATCCCATTTTCTTCGCTGCGGTTGGCTTTATTAAAACTTCAGCTTATCAAACTTTTTTCAGCAGTAAATTGAGTATATTCAACAAAAATCCTGACTATGTTAACAAAGAACAAAGTAAAAAAGACGATTGAAAATCTTCCAGACTCGTTTACAATTGATGAGTTAATCGATCAGTTAATTTTTATTGAAAAAGTTGAGGAAGGAATTCAAATTCAATGCGAAGAAGTTGAAAAATGATGATTTAATCAACAGAGTTGATATGAAAATAGTCTAGACGGATTCTAACAATCGAGATGATTTAAAAGTTGTTTCAAGTGAGGATATAAAAAGACTTAATTGATAAATGGTCAAGTTAGTTTGGACGGAGTTATCAAGAGAAGATTGTCAATAGAGATATTTCATTAGAAAGCCGAAGACTCAAAGATATCATTGATAACCGTCAATAGACGTATAAAAGACCAGGATATTAAGATTTCTTGGTAAGAATTTAGCCGTATTAGAACCAGGGATATCCATCAAAAGAAATGAACAAGAAAGCCATTAAATTACTTAAGAGCAAAGAACTAATCGTGGACCTTGTTAAATAATGACTCAGTAAAAGAAAGATGGATTAAACTCTTGTTGCGAGATCGACTAAATTTTCGGGCTTACAACTACCCGAAAAGCGAAACTTTTATAAAATAGTCTCTGATCAATCAAGGTAGATATCCTAAGAGTTTATCATTCTTCTCGTTCTATAACTGATTCTAAATTCTGAATATTCCAGCTTGCTCTTATGGATACAGATGAAAACGTTCCGAAATCCGCACTATGCTTATACTTGACCGTTAATAAAAAATGACCAAAAACCATCCCGACTCCTTTACAATTGATGAGTTAATCGATCATTTAATCTTCATTGAAAAAGTTGAAGAGGGAATTCAACAATCAGAGAAGGGAAAAGTTGTTTCCAATGAAGACATCAAAAACCTGATCGATAAATGGTCAAGTTAGTATAGACGGAGTTATCAAGAGAGGATTTAAAAGAAATCATATACAAATTTAAAATCCATGCACATTATACCTGAGTTTGAAATTCTTAGCGAAGAACCCAAAGAAATAGGAGCGTTCCAACTATCTCCGGTTGATGAGGAAACAGATGATTTGATTTTGGAGGCGGAGGAGATGTATTTCGAAATGGAGTTTGGCAAAGCCAAGCAAATACTTGAAAAAATCATCAAACAAAATCCCTCATATATAGACTCCTACTTTATTCTGGCTGATATTGCACGGCAGGAGAACAGAATCGGAGAGGATGAAGCGATTCTGAATCGGGGTATTGAGTATTACAAAAGTGGAATACCTTCAGATTTTGACGGGGAAATTCCCTGGGGATTCAATGATAACAGGCCTTTTTTAAGATTGTTGCACGAACTGGTTCTTACGCTCGACCGAAACGACAATCATGAGAAAGCTATAAATAATGCGGAATTAATATTGAAATACAACCCAAACGACAACCAGGGTATACGCTATTTGATTGGCGATCTTTACATAAAAAACGGGCAACTGGAAGAAGCTGAAGATTATTTAAAGAAGAGTGCAGATCAATATCCGCCCAATCGCTATAGCTATGCCCTGGTACTGGCAAAACAAAATAAACGGTGGGATGCCATTACGCAGTTCAGACTTGGATTTCTGGAAAACATCTACGTTTCTGAAATGCTTCGGTTAAAATCGCCCATGATACCATATGATGTTTTTGAGTCATCAAATTTTAACGGAATTGATGTTGCCGGAGATTATTATATGATGATGGGAAATTATTGGTTTAATGAGGTGGAACCGCTGCAACTGCTGGATTATATATTTACACATCCAACAGTAGCCACAGAAATCAACGAAGTTTTTGGTCTGCTCAATGAATTAAACAATCTGCCGGTAAGTGAAGATTTTATTGGTGCATTCGATAATTTTGATAGTGATGTAACTGTAGAACAGATAAACAGGGAAACCCGGGAAGAAATCTTAAAAGAGATTGATAAAATTAAAGGGAAGATTCATACATCATCATCTAAAAAGATTTTAAGGGATTTTGATAATTATTTTAGTGATAACTAATGGTGTCCTTACCCGTCTGACCGCTCAAAGCGGTCTGACGGGTACTTGTTCACAACACCCGGTGCTCCAGCGACGGTAGTTTTTTCCTGACTTCTTTCAAATATTCTAAATCCAATGTTGCCGTTGCCATTCCGGATTCTTCACCGGCATCATCAAGAACTTTTCCCCAGGGATCGATAATCATTGCGTGACCGTAGGTTTCTCTTTTTTCTCCATGTTTCCCGGTTTGGGCGGGCGCTACTACAAACGCACTGTTTTCGATCGCTCGTGCTTTTAGAAGAGTTTTCCAATGCGCTTTCCCAGTCGGCCGGGTAAACGCTGAGGGAACAAAAAGCAGATGCGCTCCCTGTTTTGCCATCTCCCGGTAAAGTTCAGGAAATCGAACATCATAACAGATCGATAACCCGGTTTTCATACCAAATTCTGGGAGATCTGCAACCACCAAATCTTTCCCGGCCTGCACCATATCCGATTCCCGATATGTTTCTTTATCTGAAAGCTCCACATCAAACAGATGGATTTTGTTATACACCGCAATCGTCTCCCCTTTTGGATTGATTAACTTTGCCCTGTTAAACACTTTTCCATCTTCTGCCGGCACAGGGTAGCCGCCTCCAAGCAGATAGATTTCGAACTCTTTAGCCCATTCAACCAGCAAATTCTCAACCTTCTCAGAAATTTTATCAGCCTGCTCCAATCTCTGTTTCTCATCTCCCATGAATGCAAAATTTTCAGGCAGAGCTACCAAGTCGGTTCCGTTATCAACTGCCTTTTTCAGAGACTTATACACGGCTTTCATGTTCTGTTCAAGATCCGGTTGGCTGTTGAGTTGTAGGGCTGAAACTTTCATAATCAAATTTGTTTATTTTCGTTGGCGAAAAATTGAGAGAGTCTTATAACACTCAATAATTTACAAATCTATTGACACTCATCCGGGGTCTGAATAGTTTACACAAGAGAACCTGTAAGAGTTCGGAATCAAAATTCCGCGATTCTGTGAACTTCTACTTTTTGGTAGTACTCTTACAGGGCACTCAAACTTTTTTAATAATAATCAAAGAGGAAGAAAATGCACATCGATCATATTGGTATTGCTGTTAAAGATCTGGACTCAGCTGTTGAAACGTATGAAACGCTTTTACAGACATCTTGCTACAAGAGGGAAGTTGTAGAAAGCCAGAAAGTAGAGACAGCTTTTCTTCAAACCGGAGAATCAAAAGTGGAATTGCTCGGTGCGACCGATCCCGAGTCTGTAATCACCAAATATATTGAAAAGAGAGGCGAAGGAATGCATCATGTGGCTTTTGAAGTGGATGATGTTGAAGCTGAAATAAAACGCCTGAAAAATGAAGGGTTTACTCTGCTCAGTGACCTGCCTAAACCCGGTGCTGACAACAAAAAGATCGTTTTTATGCACCCAAAAAGTAGTAATGGTGTTTTAGTGGAGCTTTGCGAGTCTGTTAAATAATTGAGTTCGACAATCTGTTATAATTGGCGTATGGCACAAGAGAGTCTACTACGCCAAAGGCTTCGTCGTTGACCATGGACGCTTGCGCCATACTTAAAACAGAAGTATCCGCTCGTGTCTGAAAATGACTACCCCTCTTCCCTGCTTTTTAGGTATTTAAGAATATATTTTCCAAAAATATCGAACTCCAGATTCATGTGGTCGCCCGCTTTTCTTATTTTGAAATTGGTATTCTCCCAGGTATAAGGAATAACCGCAACCGTACACGAATTTTCACTTTCACGGGCAACAGTCATACTAATACCATCTATCGCAATACTTCCGCGGCCAACTATATAGTCGGTGTATTCTTTCGGAAATGTGAAAGTAAGAAGCTTATCAGCTCCCTTTTCATCCACTTTTGTAACGGTTCCAACCGTATCTACGTGGCCCTGGACTATATGACCTTCAATTGCTTTTTCAAGCGTAAGCGATCGTTCGAGATTGACGGGATCTCCCTTTATCAAATCACCAAGATTAGTTTTTCTGAGTGTTTCATTCACACATTGTACGTTAAATGATTTTTCATCAAAAGAAACGACGGTCAGGCAAACGCCATTCACCGCAATGCTTTCATCCACATGGACTTCCGACACAAAAGGAGCTTCTATAGAAAGCTCTTTTGCACCATCCATCTCCGTTATTTTATTGATGGTACCTAACTCTTCAATAATTCCTGTAAACATAATTCAAAGATTTGCTGTTAATAAAATATCCTGTCCCGACTGCCGCCAGGTAAAGTCTCGGAAGGGTACGATATCTTCCATTCTGTTAATATCCAGGCTGACAATAGATTTTGTGCCGCCACCCAATAGTTTCGGCGCAATAAAAAGCTGCAGACGATCCACTAATCCTTTTTTTAAAAGTGCTGAAGAAAGCTGCTGACCGCCTTCCACAAGTAAGGATGTAATTCCATGTTCAGCCAGTTTTCTCATTCCCTCCTTTAATCGCGAATGACCCTGTACTTCTTTTACATGAATAATCTCACCCCGAAAATAATTGCTTTGAAACATTTTAAGCATCGGGTCGGCTTCCGTTTGTGATTTTTCTATGTTATGCGTGATGACAATCGTTTTCTCTTCAAACTGATCTGAAAATAAATTCAGATTTTTTGGCAATTCAAACGGTCCGTCAATAACCACTCGCTTTGGCTGCCGCCCTTCTACCAATCGAACTGTAAGTGATGGATTATCATGCAGGGCCGTATTACGGCCAACCATCACCGCATCATTCTGGCTGCGCCAAATATGAACCTGCTCACGTGATTTTTTCGAACTAATCCACTTTGAATCACCGTTTGGAGCCGCAATATATCCATCTGCAGTTTGGGCAATTTTCAGCGTTACAAAAGGCCGGTTGAACTCTATATAGTGCAGCCAGCTTTCATTGAGTTCCCTGGCTTCTTTTTGTAGAATTCCTGTATCCACTTCAATACCGTTTTTTCGAAGCTGATCCAACCCACGGCCGTTCACTTTTTCGGACGGATCCTTCATAGCTACAACAACGCGTTTAATCGGTTTCTTGGCCAGCATATCTGCACAGGGCGGGGTTTTCCCTTGATGTGAACAGGGTTCAAGCGTTACATAAACGGTAGCATTTTTTAACTTATCAGAATCCTCAACACGATTTATCGCATTTACTTCTGCGTGTGCCTGCCCATACCGTTCGTGGTATCCTTCACCTATTACATCGCCATCTTCCGAAACAATAACACAACCAACCATCGGGTTTGGAGATACATATCCCCTCCCTTTCTCAGCAAGACTGAGAGCGCGCTGCATCCAAATTTTGTCTTGTTTTGCTGTCAAAGTTTCTGAGCTTTAAAGGCTGGATGAATTACAAATGAAGTAACACCTTCTTAAAAATAAAAAAGGGTAAGAGATTTCCCTTACCCTATCTTTAAATTATAATAATTTTGGCTTTTTACTGAAGCATCTCTCGTCTGTTGTCTACAATATCGGCTTCTGCTTTAAGCTGATCCAAAAATACCTGGTTAAACATCATAAATTTCTGCTGTTCAAGACGGCTCTGAATCTGTTGACGTTGTGTATCCGTCATATTTTCGGGGTCTGCCATAGAGAGTTCGGTAACCTCCAGAACATAGACTCCATTTTCACCTTGAAAAGGATCCGACAGATCGCCCTGTTCCATACCGAAAATCTTACCGATAACGCCCACTTCACGTCCGGCATCGGGAATTCGGGTTGCTGCCATTCGCAGATCTTGTGCTTCTTGGATCTCTTTATCAGACGCTGCGGCAATTGCTTCAAGTCCGGAATTGCTTTGATACAACTCCTGAACCCGTTCAAGCATCCTATCCTTCCGCTTGTTGTCGACCACAATGTTTTCGACCTGGCTTCGAACTTCGGAGAATGGACGGGGGCCCGCCGCAGTCTTTTGAATCATCTGAACGACCAGGAAATAATCATTCGTTTCAATCGGATCAGAAATCTCATTACTTGAAAGATTTTCCAACACCCGAAGTGTTTTTTGGCTTTGTCCTATTCCGGGGATGAATGCACTCCCTTTCGATGCCCTTGCTTCCTGTACCTCCAGGCTTCTTCGCTCAGCTTCCTCTATAAACCCTTCCGAGGATGCGTAAAACTCAAACTCACTTGCTTGTTCTGCAAGCCGGTCGATAGTTGCAATCGGATCGGCCACAACCGGGTAGGAAAGCACACCAAATTTAATTTCATTTCCGCGTTGATCCACTTTTTTAAATAGATGCGGATTACCGTTAATCATAACTACGTCAGACACTTCTCCAACTTCCAGATCCACCACAGGCTGATATTCTTCCCGAATCTCATCGGCCGGAACATATGCTCCTGTATAATCAACCGATGAACCATATCTGTCCAGGAAGAGCGAATCGTCCTGAGCATTCGAAAATGCAGCTCGCAGGTCTGCTACCTCGTTTACAATATTGGTTGTATCCTGCGCTGTTGGTGTTTTATCCCAACTTACATACCTGAATTGGTAGGTTTCTTCCCGCTGAAAACGATCCTGGTTGTCTTGATAGAAAGCTCGTAATTCCTCTTCCGTTGCCGTGATCTCTTCTGCCGGAATATCAGCATAGGGGAATCGAAGATATCGGATATTAGCATATGAGTTTTCTTTGATATACTCATTCTTAATTTCAAGCGAGTTTACTTTCAGCCCTGATGAGATATATCTGCTCATTTTTTGCTGGCGTCGCGTATCACGCAATTGCTGTTCCACCTGAATCCACGCCTCGCTGTTTTCAGGAGACTCAATTGCTGCACGAAGTGCAACCCTGTCTATCGAACCATCTTCTGCCTGGAATCGCTGGCGGATAAATGGGGCTGGATTATCTCCCGTTACCATCTCAAGCAACTCATTATCAGTTACAGTTATACCAATCTCATTCATCTTCTGCTGAATCAGCTCAGCCGCTACGAGGTCTTCCCACGCCTGATTTTCGTAATTAGCTCTCATTTCCGGAGTAACTGAACCACCGGTTCGCTGACTGTATTGTTCGGTGTAATAATTTACCCGCTGATTGTACTCATTCAGAGAGATCTCCTGGCCATTTACACTGCCAAGTGATCTCGGTCCAACTGTCATAGCATCAAATACCTGGGTATCTGCCAACACCCATAAAATTCCAAATGAGAATATCAGTATCCAAAGAATGGAGGCTGTACTGTTTCTCATTTTTTCCATTACACCCATAAGGGAACCTCAAAAAATCTGTTTAATTGTTAAATATGCGATTGTTTTATAGCCTCAAAATATACAATAACTCTACACGAAGCACAACGAATTGGTATTGGCTCTCGTTGTTTATGGGAGGATTTTAAAACACCTCAATGATACTCATGTGTTTTAAATATTTTCCAGGGTCTTCGTTAATCCCTTTTACAAGTTTGTTTAGTTCAACAGTCAGAGAATCGATGTTGTCATATACAGAGGGATCGTTAATAAGTTTACCCATAGTGCCTTCTCCGCGATTCAATTTGTCCAGGAGTTGATTGAGACTGCCTGAAGCCACTTCCAGCTCTTCGCGCACTACAGAAAGCTGCCTGACATTCTCTTCAATCGACGTCATCAGGCTATCAACTTTTGGGCGATTGTTGGTTGTGAGCGTATCCAGCTGACTGATAACACGACTTCCAGATTCAATCGCTTTGTCTATATCACCCTGTTTTTCTTCCAGAAGATTGGCCACTCTGTCTGAAGATTCCAAGAGGTTGTTCAACGTTTCATCGAGTTTACCCCGTGTTTCATCATCTACAGTTTTATTTAACTGACGCAGAAACTGGTTCAATTCGTTTATGGAGTTCGAAACATCCGACCCAAGCTGTTCTCCCTGTGCACCTAACGTTTCCATCATGGTCTGAGCGTAAGTTCCGGCAATTTCATCTCCGCTTTCCAGCATTCGCGAGGAACTGCCAAGTTCTATTACAATCGATTTGCCCTCTACAATGCCAAGTGAAGTGAGATTCGCCCGGGAATCCTCCGGAATATTAATATTTGTATCAATACTCATTCCCACACGCACGTTGCTTTCCGGCGTCAATTGTACTGAATTTACCGATCCTACACGAACACCTTTAATGTACACAAGGCTTCCATTGCTAATTCCATCCGCTTTCTCAAATGTACTGCTGATCGTTAGGGATGTACCGAAAATTGGTACGTCCCGCATGAATCGAAATCCAATAATGGCTACAATCACAGCCAGGAAAACGGTTATTCCTACTTTAGCTTCGTTACTCAAATTCATCCTTTTTAATGTTTAACTTGATGTTCACTGGCTGTAATGAAATCGACCAGGTTTTTCTGGTTACTATTTTTCATCTCTTCAATTGTACCATGCCAACTTAGCTCCTGTTGATCCAAAAATGCAACTTTATCGGCTACTTCAAGAACGCTGTGCATATCGTGGGTAACCACAATGGAAGTAACATCAAACTGGTTTGCCATCTCCAGAATCAACTCATTAATTTCATCAGCCGTTTGCGGATCGAGACCTGAAGTTGGCTCATCATACATAATATACTTGGGTTCCAGGATAATAGCCCTGGCAAGGCCTACGCGTTTTCTCATACCACCTGATAGTTCTGCTGTTTCCTGCTGCGCTGCACTTTCGAGATTTACATATCCCAAAGCCCGCATTACATTCTCATTAATTTCTTCTTCGGTTTGATTTGTAAAATATCGAAGTGGAAATGCCACATTTTCAAACGTATTTATAGAATCAAACAATGCCGATCCCTGGAATAGTACACCAAATTTCTGGCGAAGTTTTCTTTTATCAACATAATCGAGTTCAAAAATATTCTTTCCGTCGATAATAACCTCTCCTGTATCCGGCTCTAAAAGGGCATTAATATGTTTCAAAAGTACGGATTTTCCGCATCCGGACCGACCGATTATAGCAGTGATCTCGCCCTCTTCAATACTGAAAGATACATCCTGCCAGACCAAGAGGTCACCGAAACTTTTTTTAAGATTTTTGATATCGATCATAGTAACAATGCAGCTAAAATAAAGTCAGCCAATAGAATATAAATACAGCCTAATACGGTTGCCTGTGTTGTACTGTTTCCCACACCTTCAGCGCCGCCGGTTGCAAAATAACCTTTGTAACAGGCGATAGATGTTATAATAAAACCAAAAACAAATGATTTCACGACTCCAA
Protein-coding regions in this window:
- the mce gene encoding methylmalonyl-CoA epimerase, with product MHIDHIGIAVKDLDSAVETYETLLQTSCYKREVVESQKVETAFLQTGESKVELLGATDPESVITKYIEKRGEGMHHVAFEVDDVEAEIKRLKNEGFTLLSDLPKPGADNKKIVFMHPKSSNGVLVELCESVK
- the ribD gene encoding bifunctional diaminohydroxyphosphoribosylaminopyrimidine deaminase/5-amino-6-(5-phosphoribosylamino)uracil reductase RibD yields the protein MTAKQDKIWMQRALSLAEKGRGYVSPNPMVGCVIVSEDGDVIGEGYHERYGQAHAEVNAINRVEDSDKLKNATVYVTLEPCSHQGKTPPCADMLAKKPIKRVVVAMKDPSEKVNGRGLDQLRKNGIEVDTGILQKEARELNESWLHYIEFNRPFVTLKIAQTADGYIAAPNGDSKWISSKKSREQVHIWRSQNDAVMVGRNTALHDNPSLTVRLVEGRQPKRVVIDGPFELPKNLNLFSDQFEEKTIVITHNIEKSQTEADPMLKMFQSNYFRGEIIHVKEVQGHSRLKEGMRKLAEHGITSLLVEGGQQLSSALLKKGLVDRLQLFIAPKLLGGGTKSIVSLDINRMEDIVPFRDFTWRQSGQDILLTANL
- a CDS encoding ATP-binding cassette domain-containing protein: MIDIKNLKKSFGDLLVWQDVSFSIEEGEITAIIGRSGCGKSVLLKHINALLEPDTGEVIIDGKNIFELDYVDKRKLRQKFGVLFQGSALFDSINTFENVAFPLRYFTNQTEEEINENVMRALGYVNLESAAQQETAELSGGMRKRVGLARAIILEPKYIMYDEPTSGLDPQTADEINELILEMANQFDVTSIVVTHDMHSVLEVADKVAFLDQQELSWHGTIEEMKNSNQKNLVDFITASEHQVKH
- a CDS encoding MlaD family protein is translated as MNLSNEAKVGITVFLAVIVAIIGFRFMRDVPIFGTSLTISSTFEKADGISNGSLVYIKGVRVGSVNSVQLTPESNVRVGMSIDTNINIPEDSRANLTSLGIVEGKSIVIELGSSSRMLESGDEIAGTYAQTMMETLGAQGEQLGSDVSNSINELNQFLRQLNKTVDDETRGKLDETLNNLLESSDRVANLLEEKQGDIDKAIESGSRVISQLDTLTTNNRPKVDSLMTSIEENVRQLSVVREELEVASGSLNQLLDKLNRGEGTMGKLINDPSVYDNIDSLTVELNKLVKGINEDPGKYLKHMSIIEVF
- a CDS encoding tetratricopeptide repeat protein, which encodes MHIIPEFEILSEEPKEIGAFQLSPVDEETDDLILEAEEMYFEMEFGKAKQILEKIIKQNPSYIDSYFILADIARQENRIGEDEAILNRGIEYYKSGIPSDFDGEIPWGFNDNRPFLRLLHELVLTLDRNDNHEKAINNAELILKYNPNDNQGIRYLIGDLYIKNGQLEEAEDYLKKSADQYPPNRYSYALVLAKQNKRWDAITQFRLGFLENIYVSEMLRLKSPMIPYDVFESSNFNGIDVAGDYYMMMGNYWFNEVEPLQLLDYIFTHPTVATEINEVFGLLNELNNLPVSEDFIGAFDNFDSDVTVEQINRETREEILKEIDKIKGKIHTSSSKKILRDFDNYFSDN
- a CDS encoding peptidylprolyl isomerase, whose product is MRNSTASILWILIFSFGILWVLADTQVFDAMTVGPRSLGSVNGQEISLNEYNQRVNYYTEQYSQRTGGSVTPEMRANYENQAWEDLVAAELIQQKMNEIGITVTDNELLEMVTGDNPAPFIRQRFQAEDGSIDRVALRAAIESPENSEAWIQVEQQLRDTRRQQKMSRYISSGLKVNSLEIKNEYIKENSYANIRYLRFPYADIPAEEITATEEELRAFYQDNQDRFQREETYQFRYVSWDKTPTAQDTTNIVNEVADLRAAFSNAQDDSLFLDRYGSSVDYTGAYVPADEIREEYQPVVDLEVGEVSDVVMINGNPHLFKKVDQRGNEIKFGVLSYPVVADPIATIDRLAEQASEFEFYASSEGFIEEAERRSLEVQEARASKGSAFIPGIGQSQKTLRVLENLSSNEISDPIETNDYFLVVQMIQKTAAGPRPFSEVRSQVENIVVDNKRKDRMLERVQELYQSNSGLEAIAAASDKEIQEAQDLRMAATRIPDAGREVGVIGKIFGMEQGDLSDPFQGENGVYVLEVTELSMADPENMTDTQRQQIQSRLEQQKFMMFNQVFLDQLKAEADIVDNRREMLQ
- a CDS encoding Gfo/Idh/MocA family oxidoreductase — protein: MPDKINVLVVGCGNMGTSHARAYHKLDDFNIVGLVSRGDSKKKLSDELGGLPLFDNFDDALAKTSPDAVCISTYPTTHAEYTIKSLEAGAHVFVEKPISETVEDAEAIVAAAEKADKKVVVGYILRHHPGWKKFIELAEGLGKPLVMRMNLNQQSTGDEWNVHKNIMEAMSPIVDCGVHYVDVMCQMTKAKPISVHAIGARLSDEIAEDQYNYGQLQVRFDDGSVGWYESGWGPMMSEQAYFVKDIIGPNGSVSISKNTFDLPRGSSADIGSHTSVNKFRLHHSEKDQNGKLTKEDEIIDAPDEASHDELCYFEQEYFLKAIKEDLDLSDHLREVVHTLKIVLASDESVKTGRAVELE
- a CDS encoding riboflavin synthase codes for the protein MFTGIIEELGTINKITEMDGAKELSIEAPFVSEVHVDESIAVNGVCLTVVSFDEKSFNVQCVNETLRKTNLGDLIKGDPVNLERSLTLEKAIEGHIVQGHVDTVGTVTKVDEKGADKLLTFTFPKEYTDYIVGRGSIAIDGISMTVARESENSCTVAVIPYTWENTNFKIRKAGDHMNLEFDIFGKYILKYLKSREEG
- a CDS encoding carbon-nitrogen hydrolase family protein — encoded protein: MKVSALQLNSQPDLEQNMKAVYKSLKKAVDNGTDLVALPENFAFMGDEKQRLEQADKISEKVENLLVEWAKEFEIYLLGGGYPVPAEDGKVFNRAKLINPKGETIAVYNKIHLFDVELSDKETYRESDMVQAGKDLVVADLPEFGMKTGLSICYDVRFPELYREMAKQGAHLLFVPSAFTRPTGKAHWKTLLKARAIENSAFVVAPAQTGKHGEKRETYGHAMIIDPWGKVLDDAGEESGMATATLDLEYLKEVRKKLPSLEHRVL